The proteins below come from a single Zea mays cultivar B73 chromosome 8, Zm-B73-REFERENCE-NAM-5.0, whole genome shotgun sequence genomic window:
- the LOC100274887 gene encoding uncharacterized protein LOC100274887, giving the protein MIRHHPTDGMRRKGSDCTRISPAEITPMISLPSTRRSAGRTASAPDRDREEERPRQRRVRGACGSRLLRTARWTAARFYRRARVSIARAFRPPSTTAAKRAQAGAGAASPDCGTPARRRSSRRQQQSSAPTTVVVVDDSHKSEAVEECIRFMNSSSRKYR; this is encoded by the coding sequence ATGATCAGGCATCATCCGACCGACGGCATGAGGAGGAAAGGGAGCGACTGTACACGGATCAGCCCAGCCGAGATCACGCCCATGATCTCCCTGCCGTCCACCAGGCGGTCCGCGGGCCGGACGGCGTCGGCGCCGGACCGGGACCGGGAGGAGGAGCGACCTCGGCAACGGCGAGTGCGAGGCGCGTGCGGCTCTCGCCTGCTGCGGACCGCGCGGTGGACGGCCGCGCGCTTCTACAGGCGAGCGCGGGTAAGCATCGCCAGGGCGTTTCGGCCCCCGTCGACGACGGCGGCCAAGAGAGCACAAGCAGGCGCCGGCGCCGCTTCGCCCGACTGCGGCACGCCGGCGAGGCGGCGTAGTAGCAGGCGGCAGCAGCagtcgtccgcgccgacgacggtcgTCGTCGTCGATGACTCGCACAAGAGCGAAGCGGTGGAGGAGTGCATCAGGTTCATGAACTCGTCGTCGAGGAAGTACCGGTAG
- the LOC732764 gene encoding WUSCHEL-related homeobox 9: MDTEAPSGRVGVKCGRWNPTPEQVKVLTELFRAGLRTPSTDQIQRISAHLGAFGKVESKNVFYWFQNHKARERHHHKKKKRRRRGAAMASSSSPDSGSGSGSSEEDGRVAAAADADLVLQPSPGRSKSKREARRSYGGGHHRRLVTCKQLAHTHRYVRDVVEQQEEDTWERPTREAVETLELFPLKSYVDLEAEKVRRYVVRAGASEQCRDFSFFDVSGGRDPPLLELRLCSFGP, encoded by the coding sequence ATGGACACGGAGGCGCCGAGCGGGCGGGTGGGCGTCAAGTGCGGGCGGTGGAACCCGACGCCGGAGCAGGTGAAGGTCCTGACGGAGCTCTTCCGCGCGGGGCTGCGGACGCCCAGCACGGACCAGATCCAGCGCATCTCCGCCCACCTCGGCGCCTTCGGCAAGGTGGAGAGCAAGAACGTCTTCTACTGGTTCCAGAACCACAAGGCCCGCGAGCGCCACCACCACAAGAAGAAGAAGCGCCGCCGACGCGGCGCGGCAATGGCATCGTCGTCCTCCCCCgacagcggcagcggcagcgggagCAGCGAGGAAGACGGCCGtgttgccgccgccgccgacgccgaCCTCGTGCTGCAACCATCGccgggaagaagcaaaagcaaacGGGAGGCCAGAAGAAGCTACGGCGGCGGCCACCATCGCCGGCTCGTTACATGTAAGCAGCTAGCGCACACACATCGCTACGTCAGGGACGTTGTGGAGCAGCAGGAGGAGGACACGTGGGAGCGGCCGACGAGGGAGGCGGTGGAGACTCTGGAGCTCTTCCCCCTCAAGTCGTACGTCGACCTCGAGGCGGAGAAGGTCCGGCGGTACGTCGTCAGGGCCGGCGCCAGCGAGCAGTGCAGGGACTTCTCCTTCTTCGACGTGTCCGGCGGTCGGGATCCGCCGCTTCTTGAGCTTAGGCTCTGCAGCTTCGGTCCCTAG